The stretch of DNA CCGCCAGCTTGTGCGGCACCACGGCGATCAGGTCGCTCACGCGCAAGAAGTCTTGCAGCACCAGGAAGCTGGTCACCGACAGGGTGACGCGGCGCGCGCGGCCCATGGCGGCCAATGCCGTGTCGGTGGCGCCGGCGAAAGGGTTGCCGCTGTACGAGACCAGCGCGTGGTCCAGCGCGCAGAACTGGTCCAGCGTCAGCGGGCCTTGCGCATCCGGGTGGTCGGCGCGCAGCACGCAGACGTAGCGCTCGTCGAAAAGGAAGCGTGTGTGCAGCTCAGGCGTGGCGGTTTCCGGTGTGATCAGCGCCAGGTCGACGTCGCCACGCTCCAGCTGCGTGAGCAGGCTGTCGTGCACTGGCTGCACCGCGACGCGGATGCCGGGCGCCTGCCGGCGCAGCGCCGACAGGAAGGGCACCATCACGGCGCGCAGCGCGTAGTCGGTGGCGGCGATGGTCAGCGTCAGCTCGGCGGTGGCGGGGTTGAAGCCTTGCGGCCGCAACATGCCTTCGACCTCGGCCAGCAGCTGTTTAACCGGACCGGCCAGGGCCAGCGCGCGGGTGGTGGGCACCATGCCGCGCTGGGCGCGCACGAACAGCGGATCGTCGAAGTGGTCGCGCAGGCGGGTCAGGATGCCGCTGACCGCCGGCTGAGTCAGCGACAGCCGCTCGGCGGCGCCGGTCACGCTGCGCTCGTCGAGCAGGGCGTCGAGCGCCTTGAGCAAGTTGAAGTCGAAGGTCCTGATATCAGCTGGCATGATGTTTAAAATAAAAAAGATCGATTGGATTTATTCTACGCCAGGTCGCATCATTGGGCTTTTCAGGGAGCCCTTATGAGCGACATTATCTGGCCGGCGGCATATCTGCCCGGCACCACCGACAACTACGTATCGAATGAAATCACCGTGGCGGGCCTCAGCGCCGCCGACGTCTGGGCGCAACTGGATAACACCGACGCATGGCCTGGCTATTACAGCAACGCGTCGGAGATCTGCTTCCACGATGGCAGCGGCCCGACGCTGAGCGCCGGCGCGCGCTTCCGCTTCACCACGTTCGGCTTCGCGGTCGAGGCGGAAGTGGTCGAGTATGTGCCGCCGGCGCCTGGTCAGGCGGCACGCGTGGCGTGGCATGGATGGGTGGAGGGCGACGCCGCTGGGCGGCTGGATGTGCATCACGCCTGGCTGTTCGAAGACTTGCCGGGCGGCCGCGTGCGGATCCTGACGCAGGAAACGCAAAATGGCCAGCCAGCCCGCGAGCTGGCTGTCACCACGCCGAATCCGATGCTGAATGCACATCAGGATTGGATCACTGGACTGGCTGGCGCTGCACGGCGCGCACTGGCAGGCGGACTAGAGAGCTAACCCGCACACCGGGAAGAGGGGTCTGACCCGTACGGGGTCAGACCCCGCGGCGGAGCGCAGTGCGGGTTTAGCGCTGAGGTTGCAGGGCGGCGCGCAGCAGCACGATCAACGCGCCTTCGCCACCTTCGTGATTGCGCGCCTGGCAGAACGCCACCACGCCTTTTTGCACCAGCCAGCTGTGCACCATCGATTTCAGTACCGGCTCCTGGCCGCGCGAGCCGAAGCCGCGTCCGTGGATGACGCACACGCAGCGCTGGTTGCGTAGCCCGGCTTTGCTCAGGAACGCGCCCAGCGCATCGCGCGCCTGGTCGCGGTTCATGCCGTGCAGGTCCAGCTCGTCCTGCACCGGCCAGTGGCCCTTGCGCAGCTTCTTCATTACATCCGGACCCACGCCCGGCGCCGAATAATTCAGCGCCGGATCGTCTTCCAGATAATGGTCGACTTCAAACAGGTCCGACAACGATTCCTTCAACACCGCCGCGTCGTCTTCCGCCTGCGTCAGCTTGCGGGCGGGGGCTGTCGTGGCCGCTGCGCCGACACCCTTGGGCACCGACGGCGGCACATAGCGGTCCGACACCGGCATGCGCTTGACGCCGCCCAGCGCGGTCTGGAACAGGTTGGCTTCCACCACTTGTTTCTTCTGCTGCTGGACGCGCTCCGCCTCCTTGACGGCGCGCGTTTCGGCCTGCTCCTTGAGCTGTTTGCTCAAGGATTTGAGGTCGGCGAAGTCTTTCAGGCCCACGGATTACTCCTGGCCTTCCAGGTAACGCTGGGCATCCAGTGCGGCCATGCAACCGGTGCCGGCGCTGGTGATCGCCTGGCGGTAGATGTGGTCCTGCACGTCGCCGGCGGCAAACACGCCCGGTACGCTGGTGGCGGTGGCCATGCCTTCGCTGCCGGTTTTGGTCTTGATGTAGCCGTTGTGCATGTCCAGCTGGCCTTCGAAGATGCCGGTGTTCGGCTTGTGGCCGATCGCCACGAACAGGCCGTGCACGGTGACGTCGGTGACGGCGCCGGTCTCGGTCGATTGCAGCTTGACGCCGGTGACGCCGCCTTCATTGCCCAGCACTTCCTGCAGCGTGTGGTTGTACTTGATCTCGACCTTGCCTTCGGCGACCTTGGCGTTCAGGCGGTCGATCAGGATGGCTTCGGCACGGAACTTGTCGCGGCGGTGCACCAGCGTGACTTTCTTGGCGATGTTCGACAGGTACAGCGCTTCCTCGACCGCGGTGTTGCCGCCGCCGATCACCGCCACGTCCTGGTTGCGGTAGAAGAAGCCGTCGCAGGTGGCGCAGGCCGACACGCCTTTGCCCATGAATTCCTGCTCCGACGGCAGACCGAGGTACTGGGCCGAGGCGCCGGTGGCGATGATCAGCGAATCGCAGGTGTATTCATGGCTGTCGCCGATCAGGCGAATCGGCTTTTCCTGCAACTTCACGGTATGGATGTGGTCAAACACGATTTGCGTGTTGAAGCGCTCGGCGTGCTGCAGGAAACGCTGCATCAGGTCCGGACCGGTCACGCCCATCGGGTCGGCTGGCCAGTTTTCCACGTCGGTGGTGGTCATCAGCTGGCCGCCTTGCTCAACGCCGGTCACCAGCATCGGGTTCAGGTTGGCGCGGGCTGCGTAAATGGCTGCGCTGTAGCCGGCAGGGCCGGAGCCGAGGATCAATACGCGCGCGTGTTTAGGAGTGGTCATGGCAGGCTTCTTAAATTATGTTGGATTAATCCGAATGTGGGGGCGCGAACAAGGGCGGCAAGGGCATGCCGCTATTGCAATTGCGCAAGCAATACAAGATTATAGTGCAAGCAGGGAATCAGGATGAATCGTGGGGGCGGTTGTTGCTCTTATGCCTTAGAATACCGCTATAGGAATATTTCCTGACCGCCAACGTTGCAACACCTTAATACCTATGAGCAGTAAAAAAGTTCAGGAACGCACGCCGCGCACCGCCGCAGCCGCCGCTTCCTCATCGTCCGGCTACACCCGCACGCCTACCGAACGCCAGCCCCTGCCGAACCGGCTGGTGCGGCTGCTGTCGGAGGCGCGCTGGCTGGCGCTGGCCGTGCTGGGCCTGTATTTCGTGCTGATCCTGGCCACCTACAACAAGACCGATCCCGGCTGGTCGCATGAGACGCTGGTGCCGAAAGTCGCCAATGTGGGCGGCCGTGCCGGCGCCTGGCTGTCCGACCTGCTGCTCTATATCTTCGGCATTTCCGCCTGGTGGTGGGCATTCTGCATGTTGCGGCTTGTGTGGAAGGGCTATCGCCGGCTGACCCATAAATATGTGCTGTCGACCGAACCGGAGCCGGAACACGCGCAGGAGGGCCTGATCCGCTGGATCGGCTTCGCGCTGCTGTTCATCGGCAGTGTCGGGCTGGAGTTTTTGCGCCTGCGCACGCTGACCAGCCATGCGCAGCTGCCGCGCACCTCGGGCGGTGTGCTGGGCGAGCTGATCGGGCATTCGGCGCATGTGGCGTTCGGCTTCACCGGCGCCACCTTGCTGCTGTTGCTGCTGTTCGGCCTGGGCTTCAGCCTGTTCTTCCATGTGTCGTGGCTGGCGGTGGCCGAGCGTATCGGCGGCGCCGTCGAGAACGCCATTGACTGGTTCATCCAGCGCTACCAGTACCGCGAAGACCGCCGGCAGGGCGAAGTGGCGGCCGTCAAGCGCGAGGAGGTGGTGGTGCACGAGCGCGCCAAGCACGTCGAGAAACATCCGGTGGCCGAGCCGTCGATCAAGGTCGAGCCGCAGGTGGTCACCGTGGTCAAGTCCGAGCGGGTCGAGAAGGAGCGTCAGGCCAGCCTGTTCAAGGATCTGCCGCAGGCGACCGGCGATGGCGCCTTGCCGGCCTTGTCCCTGCTGGATGAGGCGGCGGAGACACAGGAAACCATTTCCATCGAGACGCTGGAATTCACCAGCCGCCTGATCGAGAAGAAGCTGTCCGACTTTGGCGTGGACGCCAAGGTGGTGGCGGCCTACCCGGGGCCGGTGGTGACGCGCTACGAGATCGAGCCGGCCACCGGCGTCAAGGGCAGCCAGATCGTCAACCTGGCGCGCGACCTGGCGCGTTCGCTGTCGCTGACCTCGATCCGCGTGGTCGAGACTATCCCGGGCAAGAATTACATGGCGCTGGAGCTGCCGAATCCGAAACGCCAGATCGTGCGTCTGAGCGAGATCGTCGGTTCCAAGGTCTACCACGACAATCCGTCGCCGCTGACCGTGGCGCTGGGCAAGGACATCGCCGGCAAGCCGGTGGTGGCCGACCTGGCCAAGATGCCGCACTTGCTGGTCGCCGGTACCACCGGTTCGGGTAAATCGGTGGGGATCAACGCCACCATCCTGTCGCTGCTGTACAAGTCCGACCCGCGCGACGTGCGCATGATCCTGATCGATCCGAAGATGCTGGAGATGTCGGTGTACGAAGGCATTCCGCACCTGCTGGCGCCGGTGGTGACCGACATGCGCCAGGCCGGCCACGCGCTGAACTGGGCGGTCAACGAGATGGAGCGCCGCTACAAGCTGATGTCCAAGCTGGGCGTGCGCAACCTGGCCGGCTACAACGCCAAGATCGCCGAGGCCAAGAAGCGCGAAGAACATATTCCGAATCCGTTCAGCCTGACGCCGGATTCGCCTGAGCCGCTGGAGAAACTGCCGACCATCGTCATCATCATCGACGAGCTGGCCGACCTGATGATGGTGGTCGGCAAGAAGGTGGAAGAGCTGATCGCGCGTATCGCGCAAAAGGCGCGTGCGGCCGGCCTGCACTTGATTCTGGCGACGCAGCGCCCATCTGTAGACGTGATTACCGGTTTGATCAAGGCGAATATTCCGACCCGTATCGCGTTCCAGGTGTCGTCCAAGATCGACTCGCGCACAATTCTCGACCAGATGGGCGCGGAAGCGCTGCTGGGTATGGGCGACATGCTGTATATGCCGCCTGGCACCGGTTTGCCGGTGCGGGTGCACGGCGCGTTTGTGTCGGATGACGAGGTGCACCGGGTGGTCAAGCACCTGAAGACTACCGGCGAGCCGGACTACGTGGACGGCATCCTCGAAGGCGGCACGCTGGAAGGCGAGGGCGGCGGCGCCGATGGCGCGGCGCCGGGCGAAGGCGGCGGCGAGGCCGATCCGATGTACGATCAGGCGGTACAGGTGGTATTGAAGAATCGCCGGGCGTCGATCTCGCTGGTGCAGCGGCATTTGCGCATCGGCTACAACCGCGCGGCGCGCTTGCTGGAACAAATGGAAAATAGTGGCGTCGTCTCACCGATGCAATCGAACGGCAACCGCGAGATTCTGGTGCCGGTTGCCAGTGCAGAATAAAAAGGATAAACCGTATGAAGCGTTTTAAATCGATGGCCGTGCTGACTGCCGGCCTGGTGCTTGCCGGCGCGGCCAGTGTGGCCAGCGCCAGCGCGCTGGAACAGTTCAAGTCCTTCGTCTCGTCGACCAAGGCGGCCAAGGGCGAATTCGTTCAGACCCAGGTAAAGGGCACCAACGGCGACACGCCGAAGGCCAACAAGAATTCCAGCGGCACGTTTGTGTTTGCCCGTCCCGGCAAGTTCATCTGGACTTACTCGAAACCGTACGAGCAGGTGTTGCAGGCCGATGGCGACCAGATGTTCATCTACGACAAGGATCTGAACCAGGTCACCACCAAGAAACTGGGCGATGCGCTGGGCTCGTCGCCGGCCGCCATCCTGTTCGGCAGCAATGACCTGGAAAAGAACTTCACGCTGTCGGAGGGTGGCACCCGCGACGGCCTGGAATGGCTGAAAGCCGTGCCGAAAGCCAAGGACACCAGCTTCGAGCAAATCACCATCGGCCTCAAGGACGGCTTGCCGGCCGCGATGGAGCTGAAGGATTCCTTCGGCCAGACCTCGGTGCTGAAGTTCAGCAAGATCGAAAAAAATCCTGCGCTGAGTGCCACCAGTTTTAAATTCGTCATGCCCAAGGGCGCCGACGTATTCAATAATTAAGCCTCAGCGATCGCATTCCAACGCCGCAGCTGCGACGCTGCGGCGTTTTTCCATTTCAGACCATGGCAGATTTATTTTCCACCGAACCACGGCAGCCGCTGGCCGAAGCGCTGCGGCCCAAGACGCTCGATGAGGTCATCGGCCAGCGCCACCTGCTGGGGCCGGGCAAGCCGCTGCGTCTGGCGTTCGACTCGGGGCAGCCGCATTCGATGATTTTGTGGGGGCCGCCGGGCACCGGCAAGACCACGCTGGCGCGCCTGACCGCCAAGGCCTACGACTGCGAATTCATCGCCTTGTCGGCGGTGTTCTCGGGGGTCAAGGATATCCGCGCCGCGATGGAGCAGGCGCAGCACAAACTGGACATGGGCAAGCACACCATCCTGTTTGTCGACGAAATCCACCGTTTCAATAAATCTCAGCAGGACGCGTTGCTGCCGTATGCCGAATCCGGACTGGTGACGCTGATCGGCGCCACCACGGAGAATCCTTCGTTCGAGGTCAACTCGGCCTTGCTGTCGCGCGCGCAGGTCTACGTGCTGAAGTCGTTTGACGAAGCCGAACTGCGGCAGATGGTCGACCGCGCCCGCGACAAGGTGCTGACCCAGCTGGAGTTCGAGGACGCGGCGATCGACACGCTGATCGGCTATGCCGACGGCGACGGCCGCCGCCTGCTCAATCTGCTGGAAGTAACTGGCACCGCCGCCAACGCCGCCAAGACCAACAAAATTACCGCCGAGTTCATCCAGAACGCGCTGACCTTGAACGCGCGCCGCTTCGACAAGGGCGGCGACAATTTCTACGACCAGATCTCGGCCCTGCACAAATCGGTGCGCGGCTCGAATCCGGACGCCGCGCTGTACTGGCTGTGCCGCATGCTGGATGGCGGCGCCGATGCGCGCTACCTGTCGCGCCGCATCGTCCGCATGGCGTGGGAAGACATCGGCCTGGCCGATCCGCGCGCGATGCAAATCGCCAACGATGCCGCCACCACGTTCGAGCGGCTCGGCTCGCCGGAAGGCGAACTGGCGCTGGGGCAGGCGGTGATCTATCTGGCCATCGCCGCCAAGAGCAACGCTGGCTACAACGCCTTTAACGAAGCCATGGCGTTTGTGCGCAAGGACAAGTCGCGCGAAGTGCCGGTGCACCTGCGCAACGCCCCGACCAAGCTGATGAAGGAACTGGGCTACGGCCACGACTACCGCTACGCCCACGACGAGCCGCACGCCTACGCCGCCGGCGAAACCTACTTCCCCGACGACATGCGCGAGCCCGGCTGGTATCAACCGGTGCCGCGCGGGCTGGAAGCCAAGGTCGCCGACAAGCTGGCGTTCCTGCGACAGTTGGATAAGGACGCCGGGAAAAGCTAAGGAAAAATTGCATTGGGGCCGGCCCACCTCAACGTGCCATGCAGTTGCCTCGGAGCTCGGACACCCAGCTCCAACTTCCTCCTTGCGGTGATTACCTATGCCGGCTCGGTGGCTTGTGCTGCATCAATCCGTATGTTGGACCCCTGTCAAAGTTCGGCAACATCAGCGAGTAGATGATCAAGACTTTCATCTACTATGCGAGGTTGAATATGTCGTTCGTTTACAAGGAAGTGCGGTCGCTCGAAGGCAGGGACAAGGTTGGAAATGCAGAGTGCGTCACGCTAATTAAGGCATATACGAAAGCCGGCTGGACTGGTGGCTGGAGGCAAGGTGCCAGCGTAATGGGAAATCGCGCTTTGCCGCAGGGGACAGCGATTGCCAATTTTGTTGATGGTAAGTGGCCCGGCAAGGCCCACGGCAATCATTCTGCGTTTTATATGGGGCAGGTGTCGGACGGAATTTATATCCTCGATCAATGGCCTGGCAAGCCGAAGATCGGCAAGCGTTTCGTTCGGCGCCAGGGGCGGGATGCGCGGGGCAACTCATCAATCCTTCAGACAACGCCGATGCATTTTTCGTGATTGAATAAGGCATGAAGAAATTTCTCATTGCGACGGCAGCCGGTTGGCACGTATCGGCAGCACAAGTTTTTGCCGCTCCCGTCCATTATCAGTGCCCTCAAGAACTTCCCGCCGCTGCGGTACGGGTTCAATCTCAGCCTGGCTGGACGAGCTTTGTCGGCTCGCCACTCTATCTTCACGGCGCCGCCGCCGCTGATGGTCCGCCTGCCCGTCTTGGCATTTTGCGGGGCGAGGATGGCAAGAGGGGCAAGACGTCGTGGACGCAAAAATATTCGCTCGAAGGTACTTATCCGGAGGGAAAGTGGCTACGTTGCGATTATGGCGCATTGGGCGAAATTTCCTTGGGGATGCGCCTGCCTGACAACGTTAGAGCGTGCGTCGTTACCGGGAAAAAGGGTGTGCATGCAGGAGAAAACGAGTTCGATATCGTATGCTACTAGTTGCTATGCGGAGCGCGGGAAATGTTGTTAAGATATAACATTCAAGGGTTCGGGCATTAGAGGAATAGCATGCAGCAGAAGGT from Duganella dendranthematis encodes:
- a CDS encoding STY0301 family protein → MKKFLIATAAGWHVSAAQVFAAPVHYQCPQELPAAAVRVQSQPGWTSFVGSPLYLHGAAAADGPPARLGILRGEDGKRGKTSWTQKYSLEGTYPEGKWLRCDYGALGEISLGMRLPDNVRACVVTGKKGVHAGENEFDIVCY
- the trxB gene encoding thioredoxin-disulfide reductase gives rise to the protein MTTPKHARVLILGSGPAGYSAAIYAARANLNPMLVTGVEQGGQLMTTTDVENWPADPMGVTGPDLMQRFLQHAERFNTQIVFDHIHTVKLQEKPIRLIGDSHEYTCDSLIIATGASAQYLGLPSEQEFMGKGVSACATCDGFFYRNQDVAVIGGGNTAVEEALYLSNIAKKVTLVHRRDKFRAEAILIDRLNAKVAEGKVEIKYNHTLQEVLGNEGGVTGVKLQSTETGAVTDVTVHGLFVAIGHKPNTGIFEGQLDMHNGYIKTKTGSEGMATATSVPGVFAAGDVQDHIYRQAITSAGTGCMAALDAQRYLEGQE
- a CDS encoding replication-associated recombination protein A, producing MADLFSTEPRQPLAEALRPKTLDEVIGQRHLLGPGKPLRLAFDSGQPHSMILWGPPGTGKTTLARLTAKAYDCEFIALSAVFSGVKDIRAAMEQAQHKLDMGKHTILFVDEIHRFNKSQQDALLPYAESGLVTLIGATTENPSFEVNSALLSRAQVYVLKSFDEAELRQMVDRARDKVLTQLEFEDAAIDTLIGYADGDGRRLLNLLEVTGTAANAAKTNKITAEFIQNALTLNARRFDKGGDNFYDQISALHKSVRGSNPDAALYWLCRMLDGGADARYLSRRIVRMAWEDIGLADPRAMQIANDAATTFERLGSPEGELALGQAVIYLAIAAKSNAGYNAFNEAMAFVRKDKSREVPVHLRNAPTKLMKELGYGHDYRYAHDEPHAYAAGETYFPDDMREPGWYQPVPRGLEAKVADKLAFLRQLDKDAGKS
- the lolA gene encoding outer membrane lipoprotein chaperone LolA, with protein sequence MKRFKSMAVLTAGLVLAGAASVASASALEQFKSFVSSTKAAKGEFVQTQVKGTNGDTPKANKNSSGTFVFARPGKFIWTYSKPYEQVLQADGDQMFIYDKDLNQVTTKKLGDALGSSPAAILFGSNDLEKNFTLSEGGTRDGLEWLKAVPKAKDTSFEQITIGLKDGLPAAMELKDSFGQTSVLKFSKIEKNPALSATSFKFVMPKGADVFNN
- a CDS encoding LysR family transcriptional regulator; this translates as MPADIRTFDFNLLKALDALLDERSVTGAAERLSLTQPAVSGILTRLRDHFDDPLFVRAQRGMVPTTRALALAGPVKQLLAEVEGMLRPQGFNPATAELTLTIAATDYALRAVMVPFLSALRRQAPGIRVAVQPVHDSLLTQLERGDVDLALITPETATPELHTRFLFDERYVCVLRADHPDAQGPLTLDQFCALDHALVSYSGNPFAGATDTALAAMGRARRVTLSVTSFLVLQDFLRVSDLIAVVPHKLAVLTDGLALLEPPLEIAGFRKIAAWHQRTERDPARSWVRELLFDTCRTLI
- a CDS encoding BPSL0067 family protein, with protein sequence MIKTFIYYARLNMSFVYKEVRSLEGRDKVGNAECVTLIKAYTKAGWTGGWRQGASVMGNRALPQGTAIANFVDGKWPGKAHGNHSAFYMGQVSDGIYILDQWPGKPKIGKRFVRRQGRDARGNSSILQTTPMHFS
- a CDS encoding SRPBCC domain-containing protein, which codes for MSDIIWPAAYLPGTTDNYVSNEITVAGLSAADVWAQLDNTDAWPGYYSNASEICFHDGSGPTLSAGARFRFTTFGFAVEAEVVEYVPPAPGQAARVAWHGWVEGDAAGRLDVHHAWLFEDLPGGRVRILTQETQNGQPARELAVTTPNPMLNAHQDWITGLAGAARRALAGGLES
- a CDS encoding Smr/MutS family protein codes for the protein MGLKDFADLKSLSKQLKEQAETRAVKEAERVQQQKKQVVEANLFQTALGGVKRMPVSDRYVPPSVPKGVGAAATTAPARKLTQAEDDAAVLKESLSDLFEVDHYLEDDPALNYSAPGVGPDVMKKLRKGHWPVQDELDLHGMNRDQARDALGAFLSKAGLRNQRCVCVIHGRGFGSRGQEPVLKSMVHSWLVQKGVVAFCQARNHEGGEGALIVLLRAALQPQR
- a CDS encoding DNA translocase FtsK — its product is MSSKKVQERTPRTAAAAASSSSGYTRTPTERQPLPNRLVRLLSEARWLALAVLGLYFVLILATYNKTDPGWSHETLVPKVANVGGRAGAWLSDLLLYIFGISAWWWAFCMLRLVWKGYRRLTHKYVLSTEPEPEHAQEGLIRWIGFALLFIGSVGLEFLRLRTLTSHAQLPRTSGGVLGELIGHSAHVAFGFTGATLLLLLLFGLGFSLFFHVSWLAVAERIGGAVENAIDWFIQRYQYREDRRQGEVAAVKREEVVVHERAKHVEKHPVAEPSIKVEPQVVTVVKSERVEKERQASLFKDLPQATGDGALPALSLLDEAAETQETISIETLEFTSRLIEKKLSDFGVDAKVVAAYPGPVVTRYEIEPATGVKGSQIVNLARDLARSLSLTSIRVVETIPGKNYMALELPNPKRQIVRLSEIVGSKVYHDNPSPLTVALGKDIAGKPVVADLAKMPHLLVAGTTGSGKSVGINATILSLLYKSDPRDVRMILIDPKMLEMSVYEGIPHLLAPVVTDMRQAGHALNWAVNEMERRYKLMSKLGVRNLAGYNAKIAEAKKREEHIPNPFSLTPDSPEPLEKLPTIVIIIDELADLMMVVGKKVEELIARIAQKARAAGLHLILATQRPSVDVITGLIKANIPTRIAFQVSSKIDSRTILDQMGAEALLGMGDMLYMPPGTGLPVRVHGAFVSDDEVHRVVKHLKTTGEPDYVDGILEGGTLEGEGGGADGAAPGEGGGEADPMYDQAVQVVLKNRRASISLVQRHLRIGYNRAARLLEQMENSGVVSPMQSNGNREILVPVASAE